DNA sequence from the Gouania willdenowi chromosome 21, fGouWil2.1, whole genome shotgun sequence genome:
ctCGTGAAAAAATCTATTACCTGGGATGAAGAGCAGATCTCCAGGTTCCAGCACACACTCGTATCTCTTTGCTTTCACAAACTCAGGGTACAGTTTCAGATCAGGAGCATCGATGTCCAGGACCTCAGACTTGTCACCTAGTGGGGAAACAATAACATTAAACCCATTCTCtaagtcagtgtttctcaaacttttttagatCAAGGACCACTTAATCAACAAAAGAGACATCCCACCTAATTCGACAAACATCCAAAACCAATAGATCTGTTTACTACACAAAGACTcttacaaataaatataatatttatatattataaacTCAAACGGCACAGTCTAAAAATGCTGTTTGACTTTAGAAGGTTTCATAATCACTTGAAATCAGTTCTCGATGTGGCAGAACCACTTAATGTGTTTTAATCAAACACATCAGGACAATgcacctttcttttttttaaagctgcactCCTTGACttttgaaccatgacagaggggcatggctgaattcgAATCcgtcccccactctgataatccttCCCAGTTTCCTCCTCTCTGGAAGTGCACAAAATCGCGCACGAGAGCTGAACCTGCACTACTGGTAAAACACGTTGCAAAGCGTAGACCCAATGAAACTGaagtgcaaaagaaaaatatgtgAGGTCCACTCAGAAAGTCCTGAGAGATAGCAACATTAGTTTATGCAGCACAAATGTGCCCCTGGTAGTTTCTTAATCCCAGCATTTCTCACCTGAAAGGTAGAGGTGCAATGCATTCTGGGGACTGAAGAGAACGACCCTCTTCACCCCCGTCACCTGAGCCAGCAGGTTGTCCATTACCTGCAGAAACACGGTCATGTCACTGTTCTAATAAGTGGTCATCAACAGTAAACTGCAACTGAAGCAGGGCTTGATCATTGAAAGAACAATGTGATAATGAGTGAGCTACACTTACATCATAGTGTGTCCATAGCTGCAGAGCACAGGAGCTGATGCGAAAAACGCTGGAAAAGAACTGCTCAGGTTCAAAGAAAGATGGTATGTGGAAATCCTCTGATAGCTCTGGAAACTGTCGGCTCAGATCAGCAGGTTCCTGCAGGAGAGGGAACACTGTGACCAAAAACAGCCCCAACACTGAATACAGTCATGTTTAGCAAAGGATGCGTCTACCTTTCGGACGTCTTCCCCTAATGACCGCAGGTAGTAGCTTTCATTCTGGAAGcacaacaaatggagatggtttGTCTGTGTTTACAAGACCAGAGGTTGCTTTTCTTGTATTCATGTGTACCTCAGACAGGAAGAAgtcagtgtgtttgttttctgaaGCTCTTTTTACAAACTCATTGAATGGCAGAGTCCTGTGGAGATGAGCACATAGAAGAACAAACACCTGCTCTTAAATACACAGCTTTTTAAGAACTTCTCAGACTTCATGTGATTCACTTCAAAGACTGTCTTTGAAGTGACCTTTGGTCAAAACGTCTTGTCCTACAAAGGCAGCGTTCAGTGGAACAGTTTACCAACCACAGTGAGGGAAGCCCCCAgctttaacacttttaaaagtcatttaaaggaGTGGCTCAGCTCAACACAGTCTTGTGACCACAAGTGATTTGAACTAATATTTTTATGGTACATCTTAGGGCTACGTGCAATGCACTGTTGCACTTTAAGTACAGATATTGGAGAAAGAGGCACCTTGGGGCTATGTGCAATACACTGTagcactttaaaataaataaaaaaaaaagaataatgataaTTGGAGAAAGAAGCAAATTAGGGCTGTGTGCAATACACTAtagcactttaaataaaaaaaataaaaaataaaaaatcttagAAAGAAGCACCTTAGGGCTGTGTGCAATGCACTACagcactttaaatatatatatatttttattattataactatttatttttttaatttcttttattaaaaGGCAATTCAGGGCTCTTTGCAATGCACAgtggcactttaaataaattaccAACCCTGACTATGTGGAAGtgaactgcttttctttccCCTGTACATTTCTTGGCCCCACAGCATCCTGTCTTTTCTCTTGTGTGTAGTTGTTCTGGTCCCAGTGTTCCATTTACATGAAATGTTACTGTATTCTATGAtccctatgttttttttttttttttgtgtcctgtatgtaatctttttatatattgttttgtgtcttgccatgtcttattgttaagtgtaacattttattacatcagcctgtctagggacagcagatggaaattagccattggctacaatctggcatatttacatttttttgaatgttcattaatatgtattgtccctacttaaataaagaaattaactAACTTTGACATATTGGGGTGAGGGAATCATATTGGGCACATGCAGGCTTACTTGTATACAAAGTTTTTGCGAAGGAAGTCCATCTGTGGAACAGTGGATACATGGATCTTCACCTGCTTGCTGCCGCCCTTTCGCCTGAGATAGTCCACGGTCCACTTGTGTAGACACGGGCCCAGACACACTCCTCGTAGCACGGCTGGTCTGCGCTAGAACACAGTAGGGTAGAAGAGAACACAGGTGACCTCAGCTGTGCAACAGCATACAAATATGCCTATGACACAATTTGTGAGTGAATCCCTTCACAACTCAAGCTAATCATGAGTAAGAGAGGATTTGGTGAACACCTAAAAGACGAGGTCTGGGGGAGAGCATTAGGTAGGACACAGTCCTCCTCTATTAGTTTGAAACACACCTTCATCCAGTTCAAGATTTTGCATCCAATCCACTGGTCCAAGGAAGGGCTAATGCAGCCAGTCACCAGCTTCTCCATCCTCTGCTATCCAGCAGCAATATTTGAAGTCACCCCACAGAGTGCAAGCATAACACTCAGGATGAAATATCATTGCATTCTTCACACGACTGGAAAGCAACTGAGCTGCTGTGGCCCAATCCCATAGTCCACACTCACACGCTCACTGACTAAGAGGCGTGCTCCCGCTAAGAATAAGCGCTCAGGGCTGTCCCACTGTCAAATCATGAAGTGCTTCAGGGAACTTCCACTGACTGCGTGACCGTGTCATGTGCCCTTTCCATGAGTGGACATCTCTGCAGATGTATCGTGAGGGAATTACCCATAGTTCATTGCATTGTGACAGGAATCTCCTGGAGAAACCAGCTAGCGGCCACTTTGAAAGCAAAGTTAAACGAGCAAAGTAGGAAACAATAACATTGTAACGTGATAATTGTGGGCAAATAACATATACATAAAtgcaaatggcaaaaaaaatagaaagtcTTTTTTAGTCTTTGTCGCTCCTACGTGATACAGGAGATTATATTGACAGTTTATGTAGAGATATGTCTAATATTTAGTGTTTAAAAAGAAACcaagaaaaatgtgtaaatctGTGTGTACCGTATATGCTTCAATGTATTtaattatagatacattttgtaTAGTCTAAATTGTTGTACTATGCAATACAATGTGACGAACGAATGGCCTTGCTTTGTAGTTTGTACTTGTGtctattttggtttatttttttgcttttgggtAAATTCATTTCTGCAACTATTTCATGCATCGAATGTATCGATAACAAACAGGGAGTGAACAGTGAACCCCAAAGTTTTTTCAActgagaacaaaacaaagttGTATCTACTGGACAGAGAAATAAATCAGTTCAAGGTTTTGAGCGAGTATTCAACTTTCAGAAACTGACTAGTGAGTTTATACAGGTGCTGGTTACAAAAtttgaatataatgaaaaagttgatttatttcagtaattccattcaaaaagtgaaacttgtatattatattcatacattacacacagactgatatagtgcaaatatttatttcttttaatgttgatgattataactgacaactaatgcaAAATAGAATATTACTGAAtactgatacaaaaaaaaaaagatttctagaaatgttggccaactgaaaagtatgagcatgtacagcactcaatacttagttgagGCTCCTTTTgtctgaattactgcagcaatgcggcgtggcatggagtcgaTCAGTCTGTGACACTGCTCAGGTATTATGaaagcccaggttgctctgatagtggccttcagctcttccgcattgttgggtctggagTCTTGCAtcctcttcacaatacctcatagattttctatggggttaaggtcaggtgagtttgctggccaatcaagaacagggatccatggtccttaaacgagcagtctgcaactcttataaaagtgactttttgtcatatttgctaaagctgtaaCTATGTAagaacagctttacatcaaactagtagtttgtgtgaaaaaacaggctcattgattaccccctgctgctcctgcagcctttgtcAGATTGCTCACAGGCTccacccctttcccggagctagagcgctGTCTTTTTCCACactgtatggtctggaggagtagaagatggaattggtgacttttctgcttgaaaggtaattactgctgcttgatttacattatgtttaatttttaattgttacactagaaatctgtagtgcatgtgttcatgtgtgcgtAGCAGCCttggtgttgctgctgctgaggtttttgcacatagagagagatgtgctgcagtaacatgcttttaacagagcatgttatattgcTGTGATGTTTCTGTAGGACATTACAttttgtgtcttgccctccttgtgcaaggtgtcaatggtcgtcttatagacaactgtcaggtcagcaatcttccccatgattgtgtagcctacagaactagactgagagaccatttaaaggtCTTTGCAGGTGTTTTCAGTTAATTAGCTGAATAAAGTGGGACACCAGGTGTCTTCGATATTGAACCTTTCcaaaatattctaattttctgagatactcaatttggggttttcattagttgtcagttataatcatcaacattaaaataaataaacacattttaataatatgtcagtctgtgtgaaatgaatgtatacattatacatgtttccttttttgaatggaattaactgaaataaatcaacttttttcatattataattttatgaccagcacctgtaatTCATTGGCCGTGCAATATACAAAGAGACTGAAAACACAGTCATAAAGAAGTGAGTGTTATATAGCACAAAGTTGCAATCATAAGGAGCATTATGTTTCAGAAATATGATCACGTTATGAAACCCGTGATAATGGCTATTAATTATATTCGCTCCAGAGCCCTGTGCCACCGCCAGTTTCAGCAGTTTCTCCTCGACATCCAAGCTGAATATGGAGATGTTGTGTATCACAATGACATAAGATGGCTCAGTCGGGGGTCTGCACTTCAGCGATTCTACTCCCTCAGAAAGGAGATCGGACAATTCCTGGCACAAAAGGGACAACCGATGCCGGAAATCTCTGATCCTGTTTGGCTGGCTGATTTTGGATTTTAGTTGATATAACACGACATCTGAACGCGCTGAACACGAGCCTTCAGGGGCAAAATGCAGTAGTAAGCCAACTGTATTCCTACATTAAAGCTTTTGGGACAAAAATGCTACTTTTCCAAAGGCACCTGACACAAACTCAGCCCAATACCATACATTTCCCATCACTGCAGGAAATTAGGACCAGTTTTCCAGAGAACAATATTTGTGCGCAAATGAGGAGGTATGCAGAAAACATTTCATCTCTGAATGAGTAGTTTCAGCAGCGCTTCAGTGATTTTTCAGCTATTGAAAAGGAGATCACACTTTTTTCCTCCCCTTTTTCCGTGGATCCTAATGACGCTCCAGACTACCTGGAGCTCATCGAGCTGCAGTGTGATGCGGAGTGTCACAATCACTACCAACAACTCCCTCTCGTCAGCTTTTACCGCCAGCTGGACAAAGACAGGTTCCAAGAGATTCGGCCATTTGAGAAGAAAATACTGAGCTTGTTTGGCTCGACATACTTGTGCGAGAAGACGTTCTTGGTTATGAACATTAACAAGAACCGTGTGAGGACAAGACTAAGTGACTCTCACCTGGGTGACATCTTGTGCATCAAAACCACTGCTTTTGAGCCAGACATGGTCTGTTTACTGCAGTCGAAGCACCAATATCACTCTTCTCATTAATGcaggtaatttttttaatctgaggAGAATAAACTCCAAAGTCTCAgtgaattgattttttgtgACGATCAAAACACAGTTTTGTCAAATTTCTGTTATCTGATTTGACTATACTATTCTTTGTCAAAATGCACTGGGATGTGATttgttaaaacaaaattaatacatgtaataaaaatgtCAGTCAACTTTCATAAAATCgttcatttgtatttaatttattattgttttaaccTTTAACTATCCTGGTAATGCAACTGACAACAGATTCTCATTTGCAATATCGACCTATCTGCAGACAGCAAAGTGATATAGTTACATTTACATGTTAATTTACAATGATAATGGTTCGAGGAATGTCAGGCCGAATGGACGGCCTCCATACATTTTCATTTGACCAAATCTGGCTCTCTTTGCAAAAAGTTTGGACACCCCGCCTTACAGCCTCACAGCCTCACACACTCCATCACTTTCCAGGTGACGTCACTGAAGTCAATGAGGTGTTTTAGCTGTTGTGTGCAGGTTCTCCTACCTGTGGGTAAACGTCACGGAGAAACTTTTCTCTGTCCACCTCCGTGAACACAGGAACCGCCTCTCGCTCCTGAAGCTCCAtcataaagtgtgtttaaaGTGTTTAGAGTTCTGAAATGTTCACTACTGTTGAGTTGTGTGGCCAGCTGAGaactccttcttcttctctggtgTTTTTTGGTGGCTGGTATTAGATTCGTTGCGTTCTTCTTCTTCCCCTTTGGAAATTTATGAGGTTGGCATTGAATATCTttgcattaccgccacctactggtTATGGGTGTGGATTGGGagtttgtctttctttctttctttctttctttctttctttctttctttctttctttctttctttctttcaacaGTACAACCACCACTGTTTTACGTGTGATTCCATAAATTCAcaaatgtaggtcagtccatcagatgtaaatctataccTTTAGTATGGAATGTGAAATCATGTCATTGGCTAAATTGAAAGGATTTCATCTATCTCTAAACATTATTTCTCTCCTGTCACCATGCACACCCATGCACCAACTGGTCGGATTGTGTACACTGATTTTATGAGCTAAAGTTAAGTATTGTCAGAAGGTTTTTCTTGTGAAGAATCATTATTGCTGGACCTAGACTTGGTAAATGtgtaaacgcacacacacacacacagtacagcATTGTAAAAGGATTCCACTCAAGGTCATAGAAGATAATGATTCTTGGAGCAGGGAGCAAAGATGGGGAATCAAACACCCCAGCATTACCAGCATTAAAAGTTCTACGCCGACAGTTCTCGTGGTGATTTACCCCGGTAAGAAGCTAACCAGCATTATTGTTCAGAAAAACCTGGGTTAACACTGAAGTTACCTCGATAAGAGAAAATCCAGCTATGTAACACAAAGATTGGTCAACAATTCCAAAATTCAGAAAGAGGTGCATACACTGATTTTGTGATATTGAGGGGTTTGTGTCTGTGAGGCTAATGTGATTATTTTCTAATATTTGACTGTCCACAGTCTTTATTAGACATTGTTTTTTGGGTACAGTATAGGAGGATCTTTGCTGTGGTTTGGAGGCCAAGTTCTTCCTGTAATCCCAGCAGGTGATCTTctcaaatgttttaaaaaccacaacacaCAACATAACCTTATTGTAATGCTGcatgtaaggcaaggcaaggcaaggcaaggcaaatttatttgtatagcacatttcatactcaaggcaactcaatgtgctttacatgataaaacattcaattgtttaaaatcaataagaacatttaaaatcatcagtaaaatcatcatgacatcaacaacatgacaaaaaatctctctctcaatcatatgcagtagagaaaaaaagtgcctttaactttgatttaaaaatgttcacattggatgagacttcagctctgctggcagtttgttccacttctttgcagcataacaactaaaagcagcatcaccatgtttactgtgagctctgggctccactatctgacctgtgtccatagatctgagagacctgctgggttcatacctgactaacatgtcactgatgtattctggaccaaacccattcacagatttatccaccagcagcagaactttaaagtctattctgaggctgactgggagccagtgtaaagactttaaaactggagtaatgtgttctgacctctttgttctggttaagctgcagcgttctgaaccagctgtttgatgctcttttggtggattcctgtcagaagaccattacaatagtccagtctgctggatataaaagcatggagcagtttctcctgatctttctgagtcattgaacctttcactctggagatgttctttaggtggtagaaggctgtttttgtgatagatttgatctgactgctgaatgtaagatctgagtcaatcagaacaccaaggtttttgacttggtctttagcttttaaagatcgagactcaagataattgctgatagcagtcctcttttccttgttaccaaagacaatcacctccatcttgtcatggtttagttgaaggaagttttcactcatccagcagtttactttttctaaacagtcacacaacacctcaatgggaccatagtcatctgggttcagtgttagatatagttgtgtgtcatctgcgtagctctgataatcaaccttacagttctgtaaaatttgtcctaaaggaagcatataaaggctaaacagaagaggtccaagaacagatccctgaggaaccccacaggacattggtaatctgtcagattcaaagtttccaatgcttacaaaatagcttcgctcctccaagtatgacttaaaccattgcattacttttcaatttagtccaacccatgtttgcaatctgtgcaacaaaattgtatgatctacagtgtcaaatgcagcacttagatccaatagaatgagaacagacacttttcctgaatcagtgttcaaccttatgtcattgatcactttgataagagcagtttcagtgctgtgatgagaacgaaaacctgactgaaatttatcaaatattttgttgaatgttaagaattgactcagttggttgaagaccaccttctcaatgagcttggccatgaatggaaggttgctgattggtctatagttagccagtatagaggcatccagtgttctcttttttaacaggtttcacagcagctactttcagggattttggtatggtacctgattggaatgagcagttaattatctgacacaaatcagtggcaattgactttacaacagttttaaagaagtttgagggtattgtgtcaaggcaacacgttgatggattcagctgctgaacagtttcctttattgtttttgggttcactgtaataaactctaacattgtagttgactcatgtAACTTGTCTATCTGTCGCTACTCTTGGCTTTGTTTATATGTATGTTACTTTTAATATtaggagtttgcaggttctcactgTGCCATGGGTTTTCCAGGTGCCTCTGCTTCCTCCGACAGCAAATGCATGTAGGTTTTCTTGGTCTTTATATTGTCTGTAGAAGTGAATAGTTTGTGAATAAATGGTTTTGTCTATACTTGTTGGCCCTTGTGATTAGTCttcttaaaaatacacaagatgtgCAATAACCAGTgatgtgccgtcagggtaggcaaggtaggcagtgcctacccaaggatgaattgatattttgattatttgttttaattataatgtaattataaattatttatttttccatttccaatagcctacagtacctataagtttgaaagtgtccgcatattgtgcgtttcatagcccgaATTACTAaactatttcctggaacagctgcacagtctcactccgctgtaaggcagagggaggacacgccccctcccaaaggcacgttgctcctctgcctctgttcccattgtgtggttttacgtgtttgcgcgtgcacagtcaggtccccaagatgacaaccatttagcGTTTATTCGTACCCATTCAGCTATTTTTCAAAGGTACATTGTCAGTTATTTGAAACGTTTACCAAATTAATAGTCTGAAACACTATGGCAAAACTGTTTTGCACTGTAAGAGCATACAATACCATTAATTTTGGGGGTATTGTAATGTTTATATGCAATTTTGACGTTCTCATTGTGTGTGCGTTCGTTGACCCGACGACGTCCGAAAAAGACGTCTTCTCAACGTTGTTTCAACATTGATTTGCTCAATGGGAGCTCGACattaattatttcttaaaaagattgcagaGCATAAATGTTGATGAAGTACACCTGGATATATACTataatgatttttaataaacagaAGCACATCACACGCATGTGTCTGTGACTGAGTGAGGAATTGCAAGGCTGTTTAAATTTCATATGTGAAATTGCTTCAAACCTTGAACGTCATATCAAGGTTCAGATGAGGTCGTGGTCATGACGTTTAGATGCCGACCTATTTTGGATGTCATATAGGCAGCGCAGATGTGGTCCAGACCGACCAACGCATTATGAACGTGATCTGGAGGTCCGTGGACATCGGATGTTTAGTGGGTTGCTTTTgttggtacttgtactttttttagtacatttctaaatcagtaattttagttgtactaagtacattttaaaagaagtaatttgttacatttctacacccaaccgttactgagtaaattattatattttgttttaaaacgatcaacggacattgtgaaactacaaaaaatgaaatgaccagacaacaatcatatCAATAACATATTTTATAGAGGCAAATATTCTACACGTGCGTCCTACAGTTTGAGAAGCACCGCGTTTGTGTTCTGTCCTGAGTGCGTTACCACCTCTGTCCACAGGgggcagcagcagtagcagcagcattTATGTTAACACGCACACGAAGAAGAACACAACAATTTAGGGAAAATGGCGCTTACCTTGTTCAGAGGTTGCTCCAGATTATCGTCATCTTTCAACGTTGCACGTTTGTGTTTGAATGAAGGCTCAACCCTCAGTATGTCCAGAAAAAGACGGTTATCCGTTCCTTCCATAGCGGCTTCGACGGTTCGCCCGTACAGCTCTGAGTGGAAGGAGAACAAACagaaggtggtggtggtgaacATCCCTCACCCACTGATGTGGGTCCGAACCCAGTTCTACTACTTCCTCATCCGGACCTACTTCGACAAAGAGTTCAGTATTGAGGAGTTCACAGAGGGAGCCAAACAGGTCAGTAGACCTGCCTGgttctgtctgtgtttattgcATGTTGGTACTTGGAGCTTCTATAGTGTAAAACATCTGGGAGTGTTGCTGCCAGGCTCGGGGTTAATTACAtatttcaattgcaattacgtcCAGTTATCCATGGATCATGTTTaactacaactcaattacaattacggtgaCTTGCATTTGttccaattacagttacatttacaattattatttccccctgaaattcaattacaattacattatcaATTCAGAAAGTTTAGTtacaattaataaataacaCCATAAAACCTATACTTCCTCTTTTGTTATCTTTCTGTTGGCATCTCTTATAACAAAGCGGCAGTATGTAaggtttttttggcatcatttggtcaaaaatacataatcatctttgagcatattgtgaTCCAGAGTGTTTTGAGTGGACAATAAATCACTTCTCCTAACACTGTAAATGAAGTCTATAAATCCAGGACCATGATGCTGGACttaagccaatcagagatctttctacaaacaagTGTATTTCATGGGCTGTTTTGGGCGATACTGTTGGCTACTCGACT
Encoded proteins:
- the tyw5 gene encoding tRNA wybutosine-synthesizing protein 5 isoform X3, which produces MMELQEREAVPVFTEVDREKFLRDVYPQRRPAVLRGVCLGPCLHKWTVDYLRRKGGSKQVKIHVSTVPQMDFLRKNFVYKTLPFNEFVKRASENKHTDFFLSENESYYLRSLGEDVRKEPADLSRQFPELSEDFHIPSFFEPEQFFSSVFRISSCALQLWTHYDVMDNLLAQVTGVKRVVLFSPQNALHLYLSGDKSEVLDIDAPDLKLYPEFVKAKRYECVLEPGDLLFIPALWFHNTFALEFGVGVNVFWRHLSAESYDKKDMYGNKEPVAAARALQAVDRALLTLDQLPANYRDFYGRCMIQRIQKRTYCEGHTDTAPQNSGTTLPSSPSS
- the tyw5 gene encoding tRNA wybutosine-synthesizing protein 5 isoform X4, translated to MMELQEREAVPVFTEVDREKFLRDVYPQRRPAVLRGVCLGPCLHKWTVDYLRRKGGSKQVKIHVSTVPQMDFLRKNFVYKTLPFNEFVKRASENKHTDFFLSENESYYLRSLGEDVRKEPADLSRQFPELSEDFHIPSFFEPEQFFSSVFRISSCALQLWTHYDVMDNLLAQVTGVKRVVLFSPQNALHLYLSGDKSEVLDIDAPDLKLYPEFVKAKRYECVLEPGDLLFIPESYDKKDMYGNKEPVAAARALQAVDRALLTLDQLPANYRDFYGRCMIQRIQKRTYCEGHTDTAPQNSGTTLPSSPSS
- the tyw5 gene encoding tRNA wybutosine-synthesizing protein 5 isoform X2, whose translation is MMELQEREAVPVFTEVDREKFLRDVYPQRRPAVLRGVCLGPCLHKWTVDYLRRKGGSKQVKIHVSTVPQMDFLRKNFVYKTLPFNEFVKRASENKHTDFFLSENESYYLRSLGEDVRKEPADLSRQFPELSEDFHIPSFFEPEQFFSSVFRISSCALQLWTHYDVMDNLLAQVTGVKRVVLFSPQNALHLYLSVSLGLRFATCFTSSAGSALVRDFVHFQRGGNWEGLSEWGTDSNSAMPLCHGSKVKECSFKKKKGDKSEVLDIDAPDLKLYPEFVKAKRYECVLEPGDLLFIPESYDKKDMYGNKEPVAAARALQAVDRALLTLDQLPANYRDFYGRCMIQRIQKRTYCEGHTDTAPQNSGTTLPSSPSS
- the tyw5 gene encoding tRNA wybutosine-synthesizing protein 5 isoform X1, which encodes MMELQEREAVPVFTEVDREKFLRDVYPQRRPAVLRGVCLGPCLHKWTVDYLRRKGGSKQVKIHVSTVPQMDFLRKNFVYKTLPFNEFVKRASENKHTDFFLSENESYYLRSLGEDVRKEPADLSRQFPELSEDFHIPSFFEPEQFFSSVFRISSCALQLWTHYDVMDNLLAQVTGVKRVVLFSPQNALHLYLSVSLGLRFATCFTSSAGSALVRDFVHFQRGGNWEGLSEWGTDSNSAMPLCHGSKVKECSFKKKKGDKSEVLDIDAPDLKLYPEFVKAKRYECVLEPGDLLFIPALWFHNTFALEFGVGVNVFWRHLSAESYDKKDMYGNKEPVAAARALQAVDRALLTLDQLPANYRDFYGRCMIQRIQKRTYCEGHTDTAPQNSGTTLPSSPSS